A genomic window from Triticum urartu cultivar G1812 chromosome 7, Tu2.1, whole genome shotgun sequence includes:
- the LOC125525726 gene encoding uncharacterized protein LOC125525726 translates to MAPNSPWSAMKARVEVEDPEPVITGFNNNDRSCDGINHDKNEKPASLELRLWWPCETMQQEGTPVMEEGKQATMSVGNKVKVPENGMSIHQPVIVPSTRKYWTDREHMLFLRGLGVYGRGKWKEISKDFVTTKTPVQVSSHAQKYFRRIKKGELERQRYSINDLELKIVKPWTIGNNSSAYQSIIFDDADNQNQSFDM, encoded by the exons ATGGCACCCAACTCTCCTTGGTCTGCCATGAAGGCGAGAGTCGAGGTAGAGGACCCAGAGCCAGTCATCACTGGGTTCAACAACAATGACCGTAGCTGCGATGGTATCAATCATGACAAGAACGAGAAGCCTGCCAGTTTAGAGCTCCGCCTATGGTGGCCATGCGAGACTATGCAACAG GAGGGTACACCAGTCATGGAGGAAGGCAAGCAGGCGACGATGTCAGTGGGGAACAAGGTGAAGGTGCCAGAGAATGGGATGTCCATCCATCAACCAGTGATCGTACCAAGCACCAGAAAGTATTGGACCGACAGGGAACATAT GCTCTTTCTTCGAGGATTGGGTGTCTATGGGCGTGGAAAATGGAAGGAAATATCCAAGGACTTTGTCACCACCAAGACTCCTGTGCAGGTTTCAAGCCACGCACAGAAGTACTTCAGGAGGATAAAGAAAGGAGAGCTGGAAAGGCAACGCTACAGCATCAATGACCTAGAGCTCAAAATTGTCAAACCATGGACAATTGGAAATAACTCTAGTGCCTACCAATCTATCATCTTTGATGATGCTGATAACCAGAACCAAAGTTTCGACATGTAA